A region from the Drosophila bipectinata strain 14024-0381.07 chromosome 3R, DbipHiC1v2, whole genome shotgun sequence genome encodes:
- the LOC108121557 gene encoding protein Cep78 homolog: MSQGKVMAMRKGSTGELARKPNGVVVNLPPVVKKSSKSRSFHFRYMELCRAKNLTPVPEIRSKSNTTTFLELCGDKLAVSDWLLLTEALHYDLVLQQLTVRLRRTYPQTNIDSIDTEKRARLFRQRPVIYTRFIFHSLVQAIANCVASNKNLSVLKLEGLPLQDSYIETIAKSLADNECLETVSFRKSNIGDRGCEVVCNTAKYLNRIETFDLSECGLTSKGAEHVAEMIKMQKITRFTEGWEKSLRYRSVDVNTISGLRVILLANNPEIGDDGVRLIAEVLKEDAWIKTVDMENCGLTDIGANLILDCLELNTAITEFNTRNNEGISKFLQRSIRDHFGEPAEEKQEPEFDLSFANGLQSLPKNKKVTLSQLLSHAKALEEQLSFERTLRKKAEKLNEKLLHSLMSSSDAGNMSQEKNSDSGSLQQQSNYGARNDDVVKNSQSYRQTHFNRLVNSAVTSPENSPRSDIATLRKEQQLQQMQQQQLQLQLQQQQQMQLNQLQLQQQQSPHLQMQHSPPEPQTLRTLREEPVEEEDIEQLEYNQSELDQLPEMQQQRKPLKVRKVRSEMKYVEANLKDQAKNRESKSDHEFANERDFNLNPAVKFETDIGDSVKVNSGRRHDGEGNPDYPGYNYEQEHQHVKRDRGHENGYVGDGGRKPMSLGEALKRCGAGGGSGDGHVAQYVSSLESKASNSGNKSGRQRYKAKQEELRMESYMATYEECSSTDDTTVDNSESEAENTESTLRASASSRSSKYSSMQVFMRRKHSESFSTEDDCAEDEDEATAGQGDAGDGDGGGGGDTGGEKFPSPREVYLALQRKKREQNS, from the exons ATGTCCCAAGGCAAAGTCATGGCGATGAGAAAGGGAAGCACCGGCGAACTGGCGCGCAAGCCCAACGGCGTGGTGGTGAACCTGCCGCCCGTGGTCAAGAAGTCCAGCAAGAGTCGCTCCTTTCACTTTCGCTACATGGAACTCTGCCGGGCAAAGAATTTGACTCCAGTTCCGGAAATACGTAGCAAGTCCAATACAACCACTTTTCTTGAGCTCTGCGGCGACAAGTTGGCAGTCAGCGACTGGCTGCTGCTAACCGAGGCACTGCACTACGACCTGGTGCTTCAGCAACTCACGGTGCGTCTACGACGCACCTATCCCCAAA CCAACATTGATTCCATTGACACGGAGAAACGAGCTCGGCTTTTCCGCCAGCGCCCCGTCATATACACAAGATTCATCTTTCACAGCTTAGTTCAGGCCATTGCAAACTGCGTCGCCAGCAACAAGAATTTAAGTGTTTTGAAGCTGGAGGGTCTGCCACTGCAGGACAGCTACATCGAGACTATAGCCAAG TCCCTTGCCGACAATGAGTGCCTGGAGACCGTGAGCTTCCGCAAGTCCAACATCGGCGACCGAGGATGCGAGGTGGTCTGCAACACGGCCAAGTATCTGAACCGCATTGAGACCTTTGATCTCTCCGAGTGCGGACTAACCTCCAAGGGGGCCGAGCACGTGGCCGAAATGATTAAG ATGCAAAAGATCACGCGCTTTACCGAGGGGTGGGAGAAGTCCCTGCGCTATCGCAGCGTTGATGTCAACACTATATCCGGATTGCGTGTCATCCTGCTGGCCAATAATCCGGAGATCGGAGACGACGGCGTTCGCCTTATCGCTGAGGTCCTGAAGGAGGATGCATGgattaaaa CTGTTGACATGGAGAACTGCGGCCTTACGGACATTGGGGCTAATTTAATACTAGATTGCCTGGAGCTAAACACTGCCATCACGGAGTTCAATACCCGCAACAATGAGGGCATCAGCAAGTTTTTGCAGCGCAGCATCCGAGACCACTTTGGAGAGCCCGCCGAGGAGAAGCAGGAGCCGGAATTCGACCTTAGCTTTGCGAACGGACTGCAGAGCTTGCCCAAGAACAAGAAGGTCACTCTGTCCCAGCTGCTGAGTCATGCCAAGGCTCTCGAGGAGCAGTTATCCTTCGAGAGGACTCTGCGCAAGAAGGCGGAGAAGCTGAACGAGAAGCTACTGCATTCGCTGATGAGCTCCTCCGATGCTGGAAATATGTCACAAGAGAAGAACTCGGACAGCGGATCACTCCAACAGCAGAGCAACTACGGCGCCAGGAATGATGATGTTGTTAAGAA TTCCCAGAGCTACCGCCAGACGCACTTCAACAGGCTGGTCAACAGCGCAGTCACTAGTCCGGAGAACTCGCCACGGAGCGATATAGCCACGCTGCGCAAggagcagcaactgcaacagatgcaacaacagcaattgcaattgcaattgcagcagcagcaacagatgCAGCTGAATCAATTGcagctgcagcaacagcaatctCCCCACCTGCAGATGCAGCATTCGCCACCGGAGCCTCAGACACTGAGAACTCTGCGGGAAGAGCcagtggaggaggaggacatcgaACAACTGGAATACAACCAGTCCGAGCTGGACCAGTTGCCCGAAATGCAACAGCAACGCAAGCCTCTGAAGGTGCGCAAGGTTCGCAGCGAGATGAAGTACGTGGAAGCTAATCTTAAGGATCAAGCCAAGAACCGCGAGTCCAAGTCAGACCACGAGTTCGCCAACGAGCGTGAT TTCAATCTTAATCCTGCCGTAAAGTTTGAAACAGACATTGGGGATAGTGTAAAGGTAAATTCCGGCAGGCGTCACGATGGCGAGGGCAACCCGGATTATCCTGGATACAACTACGAGCAAGAGCATCAGCATGTGAAACGAGATCGGGGCCACGAGAACGGCTACGTGGGTGACGgcggccggaagcccatgagCCTAGGTGAGGCTCTGAAGCGTTGTGGGGCAGGTGGGGGATCCGGAGACGGTCATGTGGCTCAGTATGTCAGCAGCCTGGAGAGCAAGGCAAGCAACAGCGGCAATAAATCGGGAAGGCAGCGTTACAAAGCGAAGCAGGAAGAGCTTCGCATGGAGTCGTACATGGCCACCTACGAGGAGTGCTCCTCCACGGACGATACCACGGTGGACAACTCGGAATCTGAGGCGGAGAATACCGAGTCTACATTGCGTGCCAGTGCGAGCTCGCGGTCAAGCAAGTATTCCTCTATGCAGGTATTTATGCGGCGAAAGCATTCAGAGTCGTTCTCCACGGAGGACGACTGCGCCGAAGACGAGGATGAAGCCACTGCGGGTCAAGGAGATGCAGGAGACGGTGATGGCGGGGGTGGAGGCGATACTGGGGGCGAAAAGTTCCCTTCGCCTCGAGAAGTTTACCTGGCGTTGCAGCGCAAGAAGAGGGAGCAGAACTCATAG